A part of Jiangella alba genomic DNA contains:
- a CDS encoding SDR family NAD(P)-dependent oxidoreductase produces MGEFDGLTAVVTGGASGIGLAAARRLAASGASVGVLDRSVDDAPSDLYAVRCDVTDSDGVTAAVDAVAQRFGGLDIVVNNAGIGAAGTVEDNDDDEWHRVYDVNVVGMVRVTRAALPHLRKSQHAAVVNVCSIAATTGLPQRALYSATKGAVLSLTQAMAADHLPDGVRVNAVNPGTADTPWVARLLDAAPDPAAERAALEARQPTGRLVPPEDIAAAIAYLAGPSAGSVTGTTIAVDGGMQALRLRR; encoded by the coding sequence ATGGGTGAATTCGATGGCCTGACCGCGGTGGTCACCGGCGGCGCGTCGGGCATCGGGCTGGCGGCGGCACGGCGGCTGGCCGCGTCCGGCGCGTCGGTCGGCGTGCTCGACCGCTCCGTCGACGACGCCCCGTCCGACCTCTACGCCGTCCGGTGCGACGTCACCGACTCCGACGGCGTCACCGCGGCCGTCGACGCCGTCGCCCAGCGGTTCGGCGGCCTCGACATCGTCGTCAACAACGCCGGCATCGGCGCCGCGGGCACCGTCGAGGACAACGACGACGACGAATGGCACCGCGTCTACGACGTCAACGTCGTCGGCATGGTCCGCGTCACCCGCGCCGCGCTCCCCCATCTGCGCAAGTCCCAGCACGCCGCCGTGGTCAACGTCTGCTCCATCGCCGCGACCACCGGGCTCCCCCAGCGCGCCCTCTACTCCGCCACCAAGGGCGCCGTGCTGTCGCTCACCCAGGCCATGGCCGCCGACCACCTGCCCGACGGCGTCCGCGTCAACGCCGTCAACCCCGGCACCGCCGACACCCCGTGGGTGGCCCGCCTGCTCGACGCCGCGCCCGATCCCGCCGCCGAGCGGGCCGCGCTCGAAGCCCGCCAGCCCACCGGCCGGCTGGTCCCGCCCGAGGACATCGCCGCCGCCATCGCCTACCTCGCCGGGCCGTCGGCCGGCTCCGTCACCGGCACCACCATCGCCGTCGACGGCGGCATGCAGGCCCTGCGGCTGCGACGGTGA
- a CDS encoding L-fuconate dehydratase, which translates to MSQITALDTFDLRFPTSRMLDGSDAMNPDPDYSAAYVVLRTDDDGPDGHGFVFTIGRGNDVQVAAIDALAPLMVGSDVEALLSDLGGAWRRLVHDSQLRWLGPEKGVMHMAVGAVVNALWDLAAKRAGVPLWRLLSDLSPERLVDLVDFRYLTDVLDPAEALHLLQAAEAGKADRAATLLAEGYPAYTTTPGWLGYDDAKLARLTREALAAGFTQIKLKVGGDLDDDIRRLAIAREICGPGIRIAIDANQRWDVDEAVRWVKELEPFDPWWIEEPTSPDDILGHAAIAQRVAPIRVATGEHVANRVVFKQLLQAGGTQIVQIDATRVAGVNENLAILLLAAKYGVPVCPHAGGVGLCEAVQHLAMADYVAVSGTLQDRVIEYVDHLHEHFADPVRVENGRYLAPTRPGAGTEILVPSIQAHRFPDGAVWS; encoded by the coding sequence ATGAGTCAGATCACCGCTCTCGACACGTTCGACCTGCGTTTCCCGACATCGCGGATGCTGGACGGGTCGGACGCGATGAACCCCGATCCCGACTACTCCGCCGCCTACGTCGTCCTGCGCACCGACGACGACGGCCCCGACGGTCACGGGTTCGTGTTCACCATCGGCCGGGGCAACGACGTGCAGGTCGCGGCGATCGACGCGCTCGCCCCGCTGATGGTGGGCTCGGACGTCGAGGCGCTGCTGTCGGACCTCGGCGGCGCCTGGCGGCGGCTGGTACACGACTCGCAGCTGCGCTGGCTGGGCCCGGAGAAGGGCGTCATGCACATGGCCGTCGGCGCGGTGGTGAACGCGCTCTGGGACCTCGCGGCCAAGCGGGCCGGGGTGCCGCTGTGGCGGCTGCTGTCCGACCTCTCGCCGGAGCGGCTGGTCGACCTCGTCGACTTCCGGTACCTCACCGACGTGCTCGACCCGGCCGAGGCGCTGCACCTGCTGCAGGCCGCCGAGGCGGGGAAGGCCGATCGCGCGGCGACGCTGCTGGCCGAGGGCTACCCGGCGTACACCACCACCCCCGGCTGGCTGGGCTACGACGACGCCAAGCTGGCCCGGCTCACCCGTGAGGCGCTGGCGGCCGGGTTCACGCAGATCAAGCTGAAGGTCGGCGGCGACCTCGACGACGACATCCGCCGCCTGGCCATCGCCCGGGAGATCTGCGGCCCCGGCATCCGCATCGCCATCGACGCCAACCAGCGCTGGGACGTCGACGAGGCGGTCCGCTGGGTGAAGGAGCTGGAGCCGTTCGACCCGTGGTGGATCGAGGAGCCGACCAGCCCCGACGACATCCTCGGCCACGCCGCCATCGCGCAGCGCGTCGCCCCGATCCGGGTCGCCACCGGCGAGCACGTCGCCAACCGCGTCGTGTTCAAGCAGCTGCTGCAGGCCGGCGGGACGCAGATCGTGCAGATCGACGCCACCCGCGTCGCCGGTGTGAACGAGAACCTGGCGATCCTGCTGCTCGCCGCGAAGTACGGCGTCCCGGTCTGCCCGCACGCCGGCGGCGTCGGGCTGTGCGAGGCGGTCCAGCACCTCGCGATGGCCGACTACGTCGCCGTCAGCGGCACCCTGCAGGACCGTGTCATCGAGTACGTCGACCACCTGCACGAGCACTTCGCCGACCCGGTCAGGGTCGAGAACGGCCGCTACCTGGCGCCGACGCGGCCGGGCGCCGGCACCGAGATCCTGGTGCCGTCGATCCAGGCGCACCGGTTCCCGGACGGTGCCGTGTGGAGCTGA
- a CDS encoding aldo/keto reductase, with amino-acid sequence MELTLSRLGFGAAPIAGLYTAVDEDAAAATVDAAWAAGVRYFDTAPHYGLGVSERRLGAALAHRPRAEYVVSTKAGRLLVPDDRGGADHEGSFAVAATHRRVWDLSRDGIRRSLDDSLTRLGLDHVDVLYLHDPEDRLDEALATAVPALAELRDEGAVTAVGAGSKDAAALARLVSDGGLDVVMVAGRYTLLEQPALTELFPACTAAGTAVVAAGVYNSGLLAAPEPDPAGTYEYGVVPPEVLARARDLAAVCADHDAVLPQAALQFPLRHPLVRSAVVGMRSPAEVRQNAAWLDAAVAPGLWADLEARGLTPVVGAGAAAAP; translated from the coding sequence GTGGAGCTGACGTTGTCGCGGCTGGGGTTCGGCGCGGCCCCGATCGCCGGCCTCTACACCGCCGTCGACGAGGACGCCGCGGCCGCCACCGTCGACGCCGCCTGGGCCGCCGGGGTCCGCTACTTCGACACCGCGCCGCACTACGGGCTCGGCGTCTCCGAGCGGCGGCTGGGCGCCGCGCTGGCGCACCGGCCGCGGGCCGAGTACGTCGTGTCCACCAAGGCCGGGCGGCTGCTCGTCCCCGACGACCGCGGCGGCGCCGACCACGAGGGCAGCTTCGCCGTCGCGGCCACCCACCGCCGGGTCTGGGACCTCAGCCGCGACGGCATCAGGCGCAGCCTCGACGACAGCCTGACCCGGCTCGGCCTGGACCACGTCGACGTCCTCTACCTGCACGACCCCGAGGACCGCCTGGACGAGGCGCTGGCCACCGCGGTCCCGGCGCTGGCCGAACTGCGCGACGAGGGCGCCGTCACCGCCGTCGGCGCCGGGTCGAAGGACGCGGCCGCGCTGGCCCGGCTGGTCAGCGACGGCGGGCTGGACGTCGTCATGGTGGCCGGACGCTACACGCTGCTCGAACAGCCCGCGCTGACCGAACTGTTCCCCGCCTGCACCGCCGCCGGAACCGCCGTCGTGGCCGCCGGCGTCTACAACTCCGGCCTGCTCGCCGCGCCGGAGCCGGACCCCGCCGGCACCTACGAGTACGGTGTGGTGCCGCCGGAGGTGCTGGCCCGCGCCCGCGACCTCGCCGCCGTCTGCGCCGATCACGACGCCGTGCTGCCGCAGGCCGCGCTGCAGTTCCCGCTGCGTCACCCGCTGGTCCGGTCGGCCGTCGTCGGCATGCGCAGCCCGGCCGAGGTGCGCCAGAACGCCGCCTGGCTGGACGCCGCCGTCGCACCCGGGCTGTGGGCCGACCTGGAGGCGCGCGGGCTCACCCCCGTCGTCGGCGCAGGCGCAGCGGCGGCGCCCTGA
- a CDS encoding phosphatase PAP2 family protein — protein sequence MTDDAQTRVSTRREWPWWAPSVAAGLVSAALLGLMTWLVLERTWFIGWDWDFHVYVDARQPGGFTKSVLDTVARFGGQRLYTLPIIAAVGLFVAYKQRSIRVLVAIVSGLATVLLVGYWIKFGLGRTPPASGQDVLHGVGQAFPSGHTANATLTWFLLVVVLFGANGLKPDPVRFRRYLWVAGTLVVVTGFLMTALDYHWVSDIPGGMALGLLALMISVTVLRAPPLRLRRRRG from the coding sequence GTGACCGACGACGCACAGACGCGAGTGTCCACCCGGCGTGAGTGGCCGTGGTGGGCGCCGTCGGTGGCGGCAGGCCTGGTCAGCGCCGCACTGCTGGGCCTGATGACATGGCTGGTGCTCGAGCGCACCTGGTTCATCGGGTGGGACTGGGACTTCCACGTCTACGTCGACGCCCGCCAGCCCGGCGGCTTCACGAAGTCGGTGCTCGACACCGTGGCGCGCTTCGGCGGGCAGCGGCTCTACACGCTGCCGATCATCGCCGCGGTGGGCCTGTTCGTCGCGTACAAGCAGCGCAGCATCAGGGTGCTCGTCGCCATCGTGTCCGGGCTGGCGACGGTGCTGCTCGTCGGGTACTGGATCAAGTTCGGGCTGGGCCGCACCCCGCCGGCCAGCGGGCAGGACGTCCTGCACGGCGTCGGGCAGGCGTTCCCGTCCGGGCACACCGCCAACGCCACGCTGACGTGGTTCCTGCTGGTCGTGGTGCTGTTCGGGGCCAACGGCCTGAAGCCCGACCCGGTCCGGTTCCGCCGCTACCTCTGGGTGGCCGGCACGCTGGTGGTGGTCACCGGGTTCCTCATGACCGCCCTCGACTACCACTGGGTCAGCGACATCCCCGGTGGCATGGCGCTGGGGCTGCTGGCCCTGATGATCTCGGTGACGGTGCTCAGGGCGCCGCCGCTGCGCCTGCGCCGACGACGGGGGTGA
- the cysS gene encoding cysteine--tRNA ligase → MSLRLYDTASSEIHDFVPVTPGQVGIYHCGLTVQGPPHIGHIRKEVVFDVLRRWFEHNGFEVTIVANVTDIDDKILTKSAEAGRPWWAWAYENERALDAAYEVLGCLPASYQPRATGHIPEMVELMDELIERGHAYASEDGSGDVYFDVRSWPSYGELSGQKIDEMEPAADADPRGKRDPRDFALWKGHKPGEPPTASWPTPFGRGRPGWHLECSAMAGKYLGAEFDIHGGGIDLRFPHHENELAQSRAAGRPFARTWMHNGWVTTAGEKMSKSLGNSLLVADVVQRIRPIELRYYLAAPHYRSHVEFSEEALAEAAAAFRRIEGYVVRAAEVTTDVQPAADVPAAFRAAMDDDLSVPQALAVLFDTVREGNTLLTSGERVELRANLASVRAMLGVLGLDPLAEPWLGLGTVGSGGDRLRGAVDVLVHTVLEQRQTARENRDFATADALRDRLKAAGIVVEDNPDGTRWQLADEPGDLGGND, encoded by the coding sequence GTGAGTCTTCGCCTGTACGACACCGCCAGCAGTGAGATCCACGACTTCGTCCCGGTGACGCCGGGCCAGGTCGGGATCTACCACTGTGGGCTGACCGTGCAGGGGCCGCCGCACATCGGGCACATCCGCAAGGAAGTCGTGTTCGACGTGCTGCGGCGCTGGTTCGAGCACAACGGCTTCGAGGTCACCATCGTGGCCAACGTCACCGACATCGACGACAAGATCCTCACCAAGTCGGCCGAGGCGGGACGTCCGTGGTGGGCGTGGGCGTACGAGAACGAGCGCGCGCTCGACGCCGCCTACGAGGTGCTCGGCTGCCTGCCGGCCAGCTATCAGCCGCGGGCCACCGGGCACATCCCCGAGATGGTCGAGCTGATGGACGAGCTGATCGAGCGCGGCCACGCCTACGCCTCCGAGGACGGCTCCGGCGACGTCTACTTCGACGTGCGCTCGTGGCCGTCGTACGGCGAGCTGTCCGGCCAGAAGATCGACGAGATGGAGCCGGCCGCCGACGCCGACCCGCGGGGCAAGCGCGACCCCCGCGACTTCGCGCTGTGGAAGGGGCACAAGCCCGGCGAGCCGCCCACGGCGTCCTGGCCCACGCCGTTCGGCCGCGGCCGCCCCGGCTGGCACCTGGAGTGCTCGGCCATGGCCGGCAAGTACCTCGGCGCCGAGTTCGACATCCACGGCGGCGGCATCGACCTGCGCTTCCCGCACCACGAGAACGAGCTGGCCCAGTCGCGCGCGGCCGGGCGGCCGTTCGCCCGCACCTGGATGCACAACGGCTGGGTCACCACGGCCGGCGAGAAGATGAGCAAGTCGCTCGGCAACTCGCTGCTGGTCGCCGACGTCGTGCAGCGCATCCGGCCGATCGAGCTGCGGTACTACCTCGCCGCGCCGCACTACCGCAGCCACGTCGAGTTCTCCGAGGAGGCGCTGGCCGAGGCGGCCGCGGCCTTCCGGCGCATCGAGGGCTACGTCGTCCGGGCGGCCGAGGTGACCACCGACGTCCAGCCGGCCGCCGACGTCCCCGCGGCGTTCCGGGCCGCCATGGACGACGACCTCTCCGTGCCGCAGGCGCTGGCGGTGCTGTTCGACACCGTCCGCGAGGGCAACACCCTGCTGACGTCCGGCGAGCGGGTCGAGCTGCGGGCCAACCTCGCGTCGGTGCGGGCCATGCTCGGTGTGCTGGGTCTCGACCCGCTGGCCGAGCCGTGGCTGGGGCTCGGTACGGTCGGCAGCGGCGGCGACCGCCTGCGCGGCGCCGTCGACGTCCTCGTCCACACCGTGCTGGAGCAGCGCCAGACGGCCCGCGAGAACCGCGACTTCGCCACCGCCGACGCCCTGCGCGACCGGCTCAAGGCGGCCGGCATCGTCGTCGAGGACAACCCCGACGGCACCCGCTGGCAACTGGCCGACGAACCCGGCGATCTCGGAGGAAACGACTGA
- the rlmB gene encoding 23S rRNA (guanosine(2251)-2'-O)-methyltransferase RlmB, whose protein sequence is MAGNSQRRGAMRKTGTKKGMVVGSGGQRRKALKGKGPTPKAEDRPAHPASRKAAGARKAAEKSGAPRRGTGRPGAAETVAGRNAVVEALRAEVPVKALYVAERIDSDDRVREVLKLAAERGLPLLESPRSELDRLTGGAVHQGLALTLPPYDYADPADLVAAAFDAGEVPLVVALDGVTDPRNLGAVVRSAAAFGAHGVVVPERRSAGMTAGAWKTSAGAAARLPVAKATNLARALRAYQEAGLFVVGLDGSGDTDIAAARALDQPLCLVVGSEGTGMSRIVTETCDLVVRIPIVSGVESLNAGVAAGVALYEVTRARAVGEAR, encoded by the coding sequence ATGGCGGGCAATTCCCAGCGCCGCGGCGCCATGCGCAAGACCGGCACCAAGAAGGGCATGGTCGTCGGCTCCGGCGGGCAGCGGCGCAAGGCGCTCAAGGGCAAGGGCCCGACGCCGAAGGCCGAGGACCGCCCCGCCCACCCGGCGTCGCGCAAGGCGGCCGGGGCCCGGAAGGCGGCCGAGAAGTCCGGCGCGCCGCGCCGCGGCACCGGGCGGCCCGGCGCCGCCGAGACCGTCGCCGGGCGCAACGCCGTCGTCGAGGCGCTGCGGGCCGAGGTGCCGGTGAAGGCGCTCTACGTGGCCGAGCGCATCGACAGTGACGACCGCGTCCGCGAGGTGCTGAAGCTCGCCGCCGAGCGCGGCCTGCCGCTGCTCGAGTCGCCGCGCTCCGAGCTCGACCGCCTCACCGGCGGCGCCGTGCACCAGGGGCTGGCGCTGACGCTGCCGCCGTACGACTACGCCGACCCCGCCGACCTCGTCGCCGCCGCGTTCGACGCCGGTGAGGTGCCGCTCGTCGTCGCGCTCGACGGCGTCACCGACCCCCGCAACCTCGGCGCCGTCGTCCGCTCGGCCGCCGCGTTCGGCGCCCACGGCGTCGTCGTGCCCGAGCGGCGCAGCGCCGGCATGACGGCCGGCGCCTGGAAGACGTCCGCCGGCGCGGCCGCCCGGCTGCCCGTCGCGAAGGCGACCAACCTCGCCCGCGCGCTGCGCGCGTACCAGGAGGCCGGGCTGTTCGTCGTCGGGCTCGACGGCTCCGGCGACACCGACATCGCCGCCGCCCGCGCGCTCGACCAGCCGCTGTGCCTGGTGGTCGGGTCCGAGGGCACCGGCATGTCGCGCATCGTCACCGAGACCTGCGATCTGGTCGTGCGCATCCCCATCGTGAGCGGCGTCGAGTCGCTCAACGCGGGCGTCGCGGCCGGGGTCGCGCTCTACGAGGTCACCCGCGCCAGGGCTGTCGGCGAGGCACGGTAG
- a CDS encoding acyl-CoA dehydrogenase family protein gives MSVERMLPTPEAVDLIGLVRDIAERELRPRAAAAEEAGEYPRDLVRTLGRIGLLGLPYEEAYGGAAQPYEVYLQVLEELAERWATIALTVSVHSLSCWPLATHGTVEQRKRWLPDLIGGDLLGAYCLSEPQAGSDAAALTTRAVRDGDAYVLTGTKAWITHGGIADFYTVFARTSDDGSRGISCFLVPADLPGLSFGAPEKKMGLTASPTTIVNLDGVRVPAERRIGREGDGFGIALEALNSGRLGVTAVATGLAEAALQAAVAYAREREQFGKAIIDHQGLGFLLADMAAAVESARALYVVAARRRDASMPFRHQASVAKLVATDNAMRVTTDAVQVLGGAGYTRDHPVERYFREAKVMQIFEGTNQIQRLVISRELRSPG, from the coding sequence GTGTCCGTGGAGCGCATGCTGCCCACGCCCGAGGCCGTCGACCTGATCGGCCTGGTTCGTGATATCGCCGAGCGCGAGCTGCGCCCGCGCGCGGCCGCGGCCGAGGAGGCGGGCGAGTACCCGCGCGACCTCGTCCGCACGCTGGGCCGCATCGGCCTGCTCGGCCTGCCGTACGAGGAGGCCTACGGCGGCGCCGCCCAGCCGTACGAGGTGTACCTCCAGGTCCTGGAGGAACTGGCGGAGCGGTGGGCCACCATCGCGCTCACCGTCAGCGTGCACTCGCTGTCCTGCTGGCCGCTGGCCACGCACGGCACCGTCGAGCAGCGCAAGCGCTGGCTGCCCGACCTCATCGGCGGCGACCTGCTGGGCGCGTACTGCCTGTCCGAGCCGCAGGCCGGCTCCGACGCGGCCGCGCTGACCACGCGGGCGGTCCGCGACGGCGACGCGTACGTGCTGACCGGCACCAAGGCGTGGATCACGCACGGCGGCATCGCCGACTTCTACACCGTGTTCGCCCGCACCTCCGACGACGGGTCGCGCGGCATCTCGTGCTTCCTGGTGCCGGCCGACCTCCCTGGCCTGTCCTTCGGCGCGCCGGAGAAGAAGATGGGCCTGACCGCGTCGCCCACCACCATCGTCAACCTCGACGGCGTCCGGGTGCCGGCCGAGCGGCGCATCGGCCGCGAGGGCGACGGCTTCGGCATCGCGCTCGAGGCGCTGAACTCCGGCCGGCTCGGCGTCACCGCCGTCGCGACCGGGCTCGCCGAGGCCGCGTTGCAGGCCGCCGTCGCCTACGCGCGCGAGCGGGAGCAGTTCGGGAAGGCGATCATCGACCACCAGGGCCTCGGCTTCCTGCTCGCCGACATGGCGGCGGCGGTCGAGTCGGCCCGCGCGCTGTACGTCGTGGCCGCCCGCCGCCGCGACGCGTCGATGCCGTTCCGGCACCAGGCGTCGGTGGCCAAGCTGGTCGCCACCGACAACGCCATGCGCGTGACGACCGACGCCGTCCAGGTGCTCGGCGGCGCCGGGTACACCCGCGACCACCCGGTCGAACGGTACTTCCGCGAGGCCAAGGTCATGCAGATCTTCGAGGGCACCAACCAGATCCAGCGGCTGGTCATCTCGCGCGAGCTGCGGTCGCCGGGGTGA
- a CDS encoding TrmH family RNA methyltransferase, producing MRVVERRNATFQQWQALLTNRSKRQASGELLVQGVRPITLAAAAGVPFVSLLFDGRPRPSSWAAELMASGVAPVVRVAPSLLAELGERSDGAPELLAVVRRPSDSVSRLPDVAAPLVVVFDRPASPGNVGSLIRSADALGAHGVVVAGHAADPWDPQSVRASTGSVFTIPVLRLPGPAPLLTWAASAGATIVGTDETGTVELAGAPLAGAAVVVIGNETTGMSRAWRDACDVVARIPMTGGASSLNAAAAGAVVLYEALRQRS from the coding sequence GTGAGGGTGGTCGAACGGCGCAACGCCACGTTCCAGCAGTGGCAGGCGCTGCTGACCAACCGGTCGAAGCGGCAGGCCAGCGGCGAACTGCTGGTCCAGGGCGTGCGGCCGATCACGCTGGCCGCCGCGGCCGGGGTGCCGTTCGTGTCGCTGCTGTTCGACGGCCGGCCGCGGCCCTCGTCATGGGCGGCCGAGCTGATGGCGTCCGGGGTGGCCCCGGTCGTCCGGGTGGCGCCGTCGCTGCTGGCCGAGCTGGGTGAGCGCTCCGACGGCGCGCCCGAACTGCTCGCCGTCGTCCGCCGTCCCTCCGACTCCGTCTCCCGGCTGCCCGACGTCGCCGCGCCGCTGGTCGTGGTGTTCGACCGGCCCGCTTCGCCGGGCAACGTCGGGTCGCTGATCCGCTCGGCCGACGCCCTCGGCGCCCACGGCGTCGTGGTGGCGGGGCATGCGGCGGACCCGTGGGACCCGCAGTCGGTGCGGGCCAGCACCGGGTCGGTGTTCACCATCCCGGTGCTGCGGCTGCCCGGCCCGGCGCCGCTGCTCACCTGGGCCGCCTCCGCCGGCGCGACGATCGTCGGCACCGACGAGACGGGGACGGTGGAGCTGGCGGGCGCCCCGCTGGCCGGCGCCGCCGTCGTCGTGATCGGCAACGAGACCACCGGCATGAGCCGCGCCTGGCGCGACGCCTGCGACGTCGTCGCCCGCATCCCCATGACCGGCGGCGCCAGCTCCCTCAACGCGGCCGCCGCCGGCGCCGTCGTCCTCTACGAGGCGTTGCGCCAGCGCTCGTAA
- a CDS encoding Fic family protein codes for MAFWEAAHWESQLQSGVPRAAQRAGSYRRYVPDAIDGLGLAVRGDLSRQVTRVERDLRALNGPDAEGLSGIARFLLRSEAIASSRIEGIASSPQQVALAELGQSESVRGVSEQARLVANNMTIVRRSTTELVEADQLTVDGIVDLHASLLPDQPRHHGLRTVQNWIGGSDWNPIGADFVPPAHERVPDLMADLVDYLNGAAHAPLIQAAVVHAQFETIHPFTDGNGRVGRALIHTVLARRGATQQAVLPISLVLATLRDRYIAGLGAYRHEAGAGSAAASTAVNHWLEMFVHASAIAVEQSSSLRNRINELRTEWEARLSSHRSSIGLRAAPRTDSAVARLLQQLPEAPVVTATTLTRILDVSFPAATAALEELRQAGILRTKAIERGATAYIAGEVLDLVTLTERALASTKLDTRAAPPVRPVPAIPGR; via the coding sequence ATGGCTTTCTGGGAAGCTGCGCACTGGGAGTCCCAGCTCCAGTCCGGAGTGCCCAGGGCGGCGCAACGTGCTGGGTCCTATCGACGCTACGTTCCCGACGCCATCGACGGTCTCGGCCTCGCCGTGCGTGGCGATCTCTCCCGGCAGGTCACCCGGGTCGAGCGCGACCTCCGTGCCCTGAACGGACCAGATGCGGAGGGTCTGTCGGGGATCGCTCGCTTTCTCCTGCGATCTGAAGCGATCGCCAGCTCCCGCATCGAGGGCATCGCGTCGTCGCCGCAGCAGGTGGCGCTGGCCGAGTTGGGGCAGTCAGAGTCGGTGAGGGGCGTGAGCGAACAGGCTCGCCTGGTCGCCAACAACATGACGATCGTGCGGCGGTCGACAACGGAGCTGGTCGAGGCCGACCAGCTGACCGTCGACGGCATCGTCGACCTGCACGCATCACTGCTGCCGGACCAGCCGCGCCACCATGGTCTGCGCACGGTGCAGAACTGGATCGGCGGGTCGGACTGGAACCCGATCGGCGCCGACTTCGTTCCGCCGGCGCATGAGCGGGTGCCCGACCTGATGGCCGACCTCGTCGACTACCTCAACGGCGCCGCGCACGCACCGCTGATCCAGGCGGCCGTCGTGCATGCGCAGTTCGAGACGATCCACCCGTTCACCGACGGCAACGGACGGGTCGGCCGGGCCCTCATTCACACCGTCCTCGCTCGCCGCGGCGCGACGCAGCAGGCGGTGCTGCCGATCAGTCTGGTGCTCGCCACACTGCGTGACCGGTACATCGCCGGCTTGGGCGCCTATCGGCACGAGGCCGGCGCGGGCAGCGCGGCGGCCAGCACGGCCGTCAACCACTGGCTGGAGATGTTCGTGCACGCGTCAGCGATCGCGGTCGAGCAGTCGTCCTCGTTGCGTAATCGGATCAACGAATTGCGGACCGAGTGGGAGGCGCGCCTGTCGAGTCATCGCAGCTCGATCGGGTTGCGGGCGGCGCCACGGACGGACTCGGCCGTCGCGCGTCTGCTCCAGCAACTCCCGGAGGCACCGGTGGTGACCGCCACGACGCTGACGAGGATTCTCGACGTCTCGTTCCCGGCGGCGACGGCGGCGCTGGAGGAACTACGTCAGGCCGGCATTCTGCGCACCAAGGCGATCGAGCGGGGCGCAACGGCCTACATCGCCGGCGAGGTGCTCGACCTCGTCACGCTGACGGAGCGAGCGCTGGCGAGCACGAAGCTCGACACTCGGGCGGCACCTCCGGTTCGGCCGGTGCCGGCGATTCCCGGCCGCTGA